In Blastococcus saxobsidens DD2, the genomic stretch GCGGGCCACGGGTGCGGGAGGTCGAGTTCCGCAACGACCTCGACCGCCCCCGGGCGCTCGACCTCGTGTGCGACACCGTCGGCGAGGTCGACCTCGTCACCGAGGTCCCGCACCGGGAGGCCGAGCGCGTCCGCCGCTCGCGGCACGCCCGGCTGGTGGCCGTGGACGCCGTGCGCGCGTTGGCCGGGGCGATCGACCGCGGCGCCGACGGTCTGCCCCTCGACGACGTCCGAGCCCGGCGGGCGCTCAACCTGGCCGTCGACCGCGCCGCGCTGGTCCGCGACCTGTTCGGCGGGCAGGCCCGACCGCTGGCCGGGCTCACCCCGCCGACCCCGCTCACCGCGCTGCACCGCGCACCCGGCCGGCTGCGGCCGTACCCGCACGACCCGTCCCGCGCGGCGCGGCTGTGGCGGGAGTCGGGCGGTGCCCGGCGACCGCTGAGGCTGGCCGCCATGGCGGAGTGGGAGGCGGTGGCCCACGCCGTCGCCGCCCGGTGGCAGACGGTGCTGGGCCTCGCCGTCGAGGTCCGGGTCCTGCGCAGTTCCGACGAGCAGCGGGAGGCGCGGCGCCGGCAGGCGGCCAAGGAGCCCCGCGACTGGGACGTGCTGCTGCTCGAGCAGGGGTCGCAGTCGGTCGACGTCCCCCCGCTGGAGCTGCACCGCGCGTTCGCCGGCCGGTCCGGTGAGTTCCGCGCCGGGCCGGTCGATCCGGAGTTCGAGCGGCTCTTCGACCACCTGCGGTCCCGGCGGTCCCAGCTGCGGCAGGTGCTGGCGGCCAACCGGCTGGACCGGTACGTGACCGACCAGGCGCTCGCGCTGTTCCTCGTCGCACCGCGGGTGCTCTACGCGGTGAACGAGCGGGTGGACTTCCAGCCGTACGCGACGACGTTCGAGCTGGCCGACACCTCCGTCCGCCGCGGGCACTGGTCGCTGCGGTGACGCCGTTCCGTCCGCACCGGCTGCCACAGGCGTAGTCCCCGCCCGCTGACGCCGGGATGACGGCACCGACCGGGACCACCCCCCGCACCGTCGTCCTTCGGCGACGACGACGTCACCGACGCCGCCGGCATCCGCGCGGACGAACTCCGGGTGCAGGTCCCGCTGCGCCATGCCGGGACACGCATCGGCCGGTCGGGTTTCTCCAGAACCCGTGGCCGTAGCGCATCCGACCAGGCTCCGGAGGAGAAGAATGGTCACTGCCCCACCCACCCGGGAGTCCTCATGGCACGGCGACCGCACCTCCTGCACCGCACGACGCCACGCTCGGCACCGGCCGGCGAGCCACACCTCGGGGCGCGGGTGTTCATCGTCCAACGCGCCGGCGCCGTCCTGGTGGCGGTGTTCCTCCTCGTCTTCGGCATCCTCGGCTTCGCCGGCGGCCTGGACTACTTCTCGACCGACGGCCAGCGCATCCTCGGCCTGTCGTCCAACGGGTTGCTGTCGACGATCTCGGTCATCGTGGCGCTCGTGCTGCTGGCGGCCGCCGCGCGCAGCCCACGAGTCGTGTCGACGGTGATGATCGTCATCGGCTCGCTGTTCCTGGTCTCCGCCCTGGTGAACCTGGCGGTGCTGCGCACCTCCGTCAACCTGCTGGCGTTCGAGTTCGAGAACGTCGTCTTCTCGGTCGTCGTCGGGCTTCTCCTGCTGACCCTCGGCGCCTACGGCCGGATCAGCGGGCACCTGCCGCCGGACAGCCCGTACGCCCGGCCGCGCACGGAGGACGACGAGGACGTCGACCTCACCAGCGAGATGCCCTCCGGGCCGGCCGAGGTCGCCGCGGAGCAGGCGATGCGAGATGCCGAGGTGGCCGTCGTCCAACACGTCGCCACGGAGGACCAGCGCCGCCGGGTCGCGGCCATGGCGGGGTTGCACAGCCGCGCCGAACGCCGCCGCAGGTGGATGTCGTTCGACACGGGCCCCCGAGGCCCGGCCGTCAGGCGGTAGGGCCGTCCCCGCGGTCGGCGTCCCGCCGCTGGGCTCGGGGAGCGACCACGGGCTGGGACCGACAGCGACGACGCGGGAGGACGGAGCTGGCGCCGCTGCACGAGCCGACCCGCCGTCCGGGAATGCGCGGGAGATCGTTGCTCTTGGCCACCATCGTGGCTCCCCCGACCCTTGGCAGGACCCCGGCGTTCTGGATCACGGCGGCCCTGCTCCTGCTGGTCCTCGCCGCCTCGGGCGTTCCGACCCCCCTGTACCGCGTCTACCAGGAGCAGTTCGGCTTCGGTCCCGGGGTGCTGACCGCGGTGTTCGGCATCTACGCCCTGGCCCTCCTGGCCGCGCTGCTGGTCGTCGGTGGCCTGTCCGACCACGTCGGCCGCCGGCCGGTGCTCGTCGGCGGGCTGCTGCTCCAGGCCGTCTCGATGGTCGTCTTCCTCGCCGCCGACGGCGTGGGCTGGCTGCTGGCCGCCCGCGTCCTGCAGGGGCTGTCCATGGGTGCACTCACCGGCACGCTGGGCGCGATGCTGCTGGACACCCAGCGCCGGGGCCGCCCGCTCGGGGCGCTGGTGAACAGCGCCGGCCCCGGCATCGGGCTGTCCCTGGGAGCCGTGGGCGCCGGCCTGGTCGTCGAGTTCGTCGCGTCCCCCACCCGGTGGGTGTTCGCCGTCCTCACCGCCGTCCTCCTGCTCGGAGCCGCCACCGCGGTGGTCCTGCCGGAGACGTCGCCCCGCGCGCCGGGCGCCCTGCGCTCGCTGCGCCCGGCCGTCCGCGTGCCCCGGCCCCAGCGAGCGGCGTTCCTCACCGCCCTGCCGGTGATCGTCGCCGTCTGGGCGCTCGGCGGGCTCTACCTCTCCCTGGGGCCGTCCCTGGTCGCCACCGTCTTCGGCATCGCCGACCACCTGGTCGGCAGCCTGCTCGTCCTGGCCATGCAGGGAATGGCGGCGGCCGGCGCGATCCTGGGCCGCAACCTCGTTCCCGAGCGCGCCATGGTCGCCGGCGCCTCGCTGTTCGCGATCGGGGTCACCGGCACGGCCGCGGCCGTGGTCTCCGTGCAGGTCACCGTCCTGTTCGCCGCCGCCGTCGTGTCGGGGCTCGGCTTCGGGCTGGCCTTCCTGGGCGCTGTCGCCACGGCGAGCGCCGGGGTGGCCCCCGCCGAGCGGGCCGCCCTGCTGTCCAGCGTCTTCGTCGCCGGCTACCTGAGCTTCAGCGTCCCGGCGGTCGTCGCGGGCGTGGCCGCGGGCGCGCTCGGCCTCGAGGCGGTCACCGAGATCTACGCCGCCGTGCTGGTGGTGCTGGCCCTCGGCGCGGTGGCCGGCGTCCGGCTGCGCCGCCGGGCCGCCCAGCGACCCGAGCCCGCGCCCGGCGCGGCACAGGAGTCGCTGGCGGCCTGACGGTCGGTCAGCTGCCCGGGTACGGAGTGGCCCGTAGCGCCCGGGCGAGGTGTGCGGTGTTCGCCGCCAGGGTCGCCGTCGTGGACGCCACCGCCTCGGGGGTCTCGTCCAGGTCCATGTAGTCCGTGCCGCCCATCGCGTGGTCGTTCCAGTAGGTGCCGCCCTGGGACGGGATCGTGAAACCGATGTCGTTCAGCCCCTGGAACAGGTCGGCGACGATCTTGTGCGCACCGTCCTCGTTGCCGACCACGGAGACCACGGCGACCTTGCCGGCGACCAGCGGACGACCGGAGTCGTCGGTCTCCGACAGCTCGCCGTCCAGCCGCTCCAGCACCCGCTGGGCGATGCTGCTCATGTGCCCGACCCAGGTCGGGGTGGAGATGACGAGGATGTCGGCCGCCATCATCTTCTCGCGGATCGCCGGCCACTCGTCGCCCTCGCCCATGTCCACCTCGACGCCCGGCTTCACGTCGTGGTCGGCGACGCGCACGACGTCGCCCGTCACGCCGTGCTTGCCCAGTTCCGCGAGTACCTGACGGGCGATCAGGTCGCTGCTGGACGGCGCCGGTGAGGGCTTGAGGCTGCAGATGAGGGCCAGTGCTCGGAGGGACGCGGTTTCGGTCATGGCAGTGGGGTGCCCCAGCGACCCGCGACTGCACACATGACGATCGGATTGCGCGCCACCGATAGCCCGGCTGCCGTCGTGCGCCTTTCCTGGGACCGCCTCAGAACGGGACCTGCTGGCCCAGCAGGCCCGGCCCGCTTCCCCGACCCGACAGCACCCGGCAGAACTCGACGGCGTCGAGCTGGAGCTGCTCCCCGTCCGAGCCCGACGACCAGTCGCCGCCGGCCGGACCGGTGAGCACCAGGCGGTAGGGCCGGCCGTGCCGCTGGGCCCACTCGGCGACGACGTCGGCGACCAGGACCCCGTCGTGCCCGGACGTGAGCTCCAGGTCGCGCCCGGTCGCACGGGACACGTCGACCCGGTGCATCCAGACGTCGCGGGTCAGCACGACGTCGAGCAGGAAGCCGATCCGCCAGTACTCGCGGACGGGGCCGGTGACCTGCTCCTCGGGCAGCCTCACCCGGCCCACCGCCCGGGACATCCGGCGTCGGCCCCGCAGGGCCCTCGACGCAGTGCTGTCCAGCCGGGCGACGATCGCCGCGCCGTCGAGGTCGGCGTGCGTGCGCACCTGCACGCCGGTCAGCGCGTCGATGCCCCCACCGGCCTTCGCCGCGAGTCGGTTCTGCCGGGCCATCTCCCGGATCGAGGCCGCCATCTCCGCCATACCGAGCACGTGCGCGGCCATCGCCCGCACGTCCCATCCGGGACACTCGGTCGCCCGGCTCCAGTCGGCGGCGTCCAGGTCGCGCAGGGCGGCGAGCATGCGCTCGTACTCGGTGGCGGCGAGCCGGTAGGCGGTGTCCCGATCCAGAGCGGCCGAGCGCGGGCGGGGACGGGCAGGAGCGGGAGCGGTCACGACGGACCTCCTCGGATCAGCGGGCGGACGGATTCCTGCGGTGGTGGTCCAGCCACATCTCCATGACGTCGGGCAGGACGGCGGTGAAGGCGCCGGTCTCGAACGGCTCACCGGGGGCGTTGGACAGCTGCTGGGAGATGACCCCGCCGACCAGCGCCGTCCAGGCGCGGTAGGCACGTTCCAGGTCGACGTCCGGGGCGAGGTGCCCGGCGTCCCGCAGCCGGGCGAGCAGCGCGCGGGACTCCACGTCGAGTTCGACGGCCGGCGCGTACGCCCGCTCCGACGGAGCGAAGCCGGGCACCGGACGCCAGAACATCAGCGCCGACTGGGCGGGGTGCTCGACCGCCCAGCGGACCAGCAGGGTGGTGCCGTTGCGCAGACCGGTGAGCGGGTCCGCGGTCTGGTCGATCGCCCCGGCCGCCCGGAGCGTCTCCAGCAGCGCCCGCCACCCCCGCTCGAAGAGGGCGTCGTACAGGGCGTGCTTGCCGTCGAAGTACCCGTAGAGGGACGGCGGCCGGATGCCCATGCGGCGAGCCACCTCGCCCAGGGTCAGCCCGGCGGCGCCCTGCTCGGCCATCACCTCGAGGGCGACGTCGAGCACCTGCTCGATCGTCTCCTGCCGCCGCCGCCGGCGACGGTCCGGCGGTGCAACCACGCTCACGGCAGCCATCTTCCTACGAGCATTAGGACGTCAACATGGTCATAGGTCCCTGGTCCACCTGCGCCGCGCCAGGCCGTGCCCGGTCATCGGACGACGATCGTCGCGGCGTGTCCGTGACGGAATGTGCACGCACCACCGCGCCGAGGCGAAGGTCGCTGTGAAGTCCTCCGCTTCCCCTGGTGACCCGCGCGATCGACCCCTAGCGTGGGGCCGTCCGGACGGCCCCCCTCCGTCGCTCAACCGGTGACAGCCGCCCGGACGCCGCCGAACCACCCGCCGGCACCGGCCGGCACCAGGACCGGGGACCCAACCGCACCACTGGGGTGAAGCGACCGACGGCCCGCGCGGCCACCGGACGCCGGGCGCCTTCCCGCCCGAACCCGTCAGCTCACCCGGTAGGCGGCCGTGGAAGAAAGGACGACCCGCCGCACATGGCGAGTTCGCACAACCCTGCCCACCGTCGGATTCCCGGCCGTCGGGCACTCGTGGCCCTCGTGGCCGCCGGCGGCGTCGGCCTGACGCCGTTCCCCGCCGCCGCCGACCCGCAGCGGCCGAGCACCTCCCAGGAAGCCGCGCAGCTCATCGCTGCCAAGGCGCACGACCTGGAGGTCCTCACCGAACGGTTCAACGAGATCCGCGAAGGACTGAAGGCGGCCCAGGAGTCCGCCGACCGCGCCGCGGCGGAGCTCGCCGCCGCCGAGGCCGACCTCGCGGAGGCGCAGGACCGGGTCCGCACGGTCGCCCGCAGCGCCTGGACCGGGAGCGGGCTCGGCACGCTGGAGGCCATGCTGACCAGCGAGTCGGCCACCGACCTGATGGACCGGGTCGGCATGCTGGGCACGATCGCCGATCACAACAACGGCGTGCTGGGCGAGGCGGAGGCGGCCGGTGAGGACGCCGACCAGGCCCAGGCCTCGGCCGAGCAGGCCGCGGCGGAGGCGCAGGAGCAGGTCGACCGCGTGACCGCCGAGCGCGCGCGGCTCGACCAGCAGATCGCCGTGTACCAGGCCCAGTACGCCCGGCTCAGCGCCGAGGAGCAGCGGGCCTCCCGGGCGGCCGCCGAGCGGCACGCGATCCAGCAGGCGGCGGAGGCGGCGGAGGCCGCGGAGGCCGCGGAGGCCGCGGAGGCCGCGGAGGCCGCAGCGGCCGCACCGGCCCAGGAGCCGCGAGCCCAGCAGCCGCGGGTCCAGCAGCCGCGGGCCCAGGAGGCCCCCGGCGCCGCTGCACCCGCGCCGGCCCCGGTCGCCGCGGCACCCGCCCCCGCTCCCGCGGCACCCGCCCCCGCTCCCGCAGCACCCGCCCCCGCTCCCGCAGCACCCGCCCCCGCTCCGGCAGCACCGGTGCCGGCCCCGGCCGGCGGTGGCAGCTCGGCCGCCGGCGTGGCGGTCGACACCGCGCTGGCCCAGGTGGGCGACCCGTACGTCTGGGCGGCCGCC encodes the following:
- a CDS encoding flavodoxin family protein, which translates into the protein MTETASLRALALICSLKPSPAPSSSDLIARQVLAELGKHGVTGDVVRVADHDVKPGVEVDMGEGDEWPAIREKMMAADILVISTPTWVGHMSSIAQRVLERLDGELSETDDSGRPLVAGKVAVVSVVGNEDGAHKIVADLFQGLNDIGFTIPSQGGTYWNDHAMGGTDYMDLDETPEAVASTTATLAANTAHLARALRATPYPGS
- a CDS encoding TetR/AcrR family transcriptional regulator, encoding MSVVAPPDRRRRRRQETIEQVLDVALEVMAEQGAAGLTLGEVARRMGIRPPSLYGYFDGKHALYDALFERGWRALLETLRAAGAIDQTADPLTGLRNGTTLLVRWAVEHPAQSALMFWRPVPGFAPSERAYAPAVELDVESRALLARLRDAGHLAPDVDLERAYRAWTALVGGVISQQLSNAPGEPFETGAFTAVLPDVMEMWLDHHRRNPSAR
- a CDS encoding NlpC/P60 family protein codes for the protein MASSHNPAHRRIPGRRALVALVAAGGVGLTPFPAAADPQRPSTSQEAAQLIAAKAHDLEVLTERFNEIREGLKAAQESADRAAAELAAAEADLAEAQDRVRTVARSAWTGSGLGTLEAMLTSESATDLMDRVGMLGTIADHNNGVLGEAEAAGEDADQAQASAEQAAAEAQEQVDRVTAERARLDQQIAVYQAQYARLSAEEQRASRAAAERHAIQQAAEAAEAAEAAEAAEAAEAAAAAPAQEPRAQQPRVQQPRAQEAPGAAAPAPAPVAAAPAPAPAAPAPAPAAPAPAPAAPAPAPAAPVPAPAGGGSSAAGVAVDTALAQVGDPYVWAAAGPNAFDCSGLTQFAYAAAGISLPHSSRMQSQMGTPVSRSALQPGDLLFFYSPVSHVGMYIGNGQMVHASTSGVPVKVAPIDSMGSFASARRMAG
- a CDS encoding ABC transporter substrate-binding protein — encoded protein: MIDAPGPWASGPFTLVEGRSLIATEPVVTDGEDRTWLQTEDRSPTVRLRANPHYWDRVRGPRVREVEFRNDLDRPRALDLVCDTVGEVDLVTEVPHREAERVRRSRHARLVAVDAVRALAGAIDRGADGLPLDDVRARRALNLAVDRAALVRDLFGGQARPLAGLTPPTPLTALHRAPGRLRPYPHDPSRAARLWRESGGARRPLRLAAMAEWEAVAHAVAARWQTVLGLAVEVRVLRSSDEQREARRRQAAKEPRDWDVLLLEQGSQSVDVPPLELHRAFAGRSGEFRAGPVDPEFERLFDHLRSRRSQLRQVLAANRLDRYVTDQALALFLVAPRVLYAVNERVDFQPYATTFELADTSVRRGHWSLR
- a CDS encoding DUF4383 domain-containing protein; translated protein: MARRPHLLHRTTPRSAPAGEPHLGARVFIVQRAGAVLVAVFLLVFGILGFAGGLDYFSTDGQRILGLSSNGLLSTISVIVALVLLAAAARSPRVVSTVMIVIGSLFLVSALVNLAVLRTSVNLLAFEFENVVFSVVVGLLLLTLGAYGRISGHLPPDSPYARPRTEDDEDVDLTSEMPSGPAEVAAEQAMRDAEVAVVQHVATEDQRRRVAAMAGLHSRAERRRRWMSFDTGPRGPAVRR
- a CDS encoding maleylpyruvate isomerase family mycothiol-dependent enzyme; translated protein: MTAPAPARPRPRSAALDRDTAYRLAATEYERMLAALRDLDAADWSRATECPGWDVRAMAAHVLGMAEMAASIREMARQNRLAAKAGGGIDALTGVQVRTHADLDGAAIVARLDSTASRALRGRRRMSRAVGRVRLPEEQVTGPVREYWRIGFLLDVVLTRDVWMHRVDVSRATGRDLELTSGHDGVLVADVVAEWAQRHGRPYRLVLTGPAGGDWSSGSDGEQLQLDAVEFCRVLSGRGSGPGLLGQQVPF
- a CDS encoding MFS transporter, producing the protein MATIVAPPTLGRTPAFWITAALLLLVLAASGVPTPLYRVYQEQFGFGPGVLTAVFGIYALALLAALLVVGGLSDHVGRRPVLVGGLLLQAVSMVVFLAADGVGWLLAARVLQGLSMGALTGTLGAMLLDTQRRGRPLGALVNSAGPGIGLSLGAVGAGLVVEFVASPTRWVFAVLTAVLLLGAATAVVLPETSPRAPGALRSLRPAVRVPRPQRAAFLTALPVIVAVWALGGLYLSLGPSLVATVFGIADHLVGSLLVLAMQGMAAAGAILGRNLVPERAMVAGASLFAIGVTGTAAAVVSVQVTVLFAAAVVSGLGFGLAFLGAVATASAGVAPAERAALLSSVFVAGYLSFSVPAVVAGVAAGALGLEAVTEIYAAVLVVLALGAVAGVRLRRRAAQRPEPAPGAAQESLAA